Proteins from one Vespa crabro chromosome 11, iyVesCrab1.2, whole genome shotgun sequence genomic window:
- the LOC124427974 gene encoding mucin-3A, giving the protein MIATMLKGSTNISRWLLLTGLLCSVACQSVPSSFENKTDINDSKPRVFSPRMDYDEWTPLGRGDPLKNNPTFDYVPPVLDRVQYWLDSHTTEASAKRDILVLGVTAKKTSPKIPEQFLKFVDGPKFTRTSQDNTYRNDFTGSTGAEPPKVLRTTNFRNGLVDYRNQNRIQAVPASYYPSPYYNQKSKPYTMMLPPPVIQKQVEPSTVFNGILSKEKITGYVEPSQQLSTQTEEGPVLQDPQYYGIPSKTYSQHHSPSLQPSRPQYLQTPSKLPSKGIGISQIETIKNVYTPFPSTSKPKYDVTTTPSVSFEKSNLIYQSTQTISGGWLANNGPTSTLPEVNQVTWQTPDHLRDHYDTDHHVAASSNHEVVVGQNANIIVDGENNEKEEVIVGEKGGTASFDVPFSSSPVIPSETISSNSTSNFDTEEIEDESLEKTSPKMHIVVANSPSTIDSETQNKTPVAVIMPTNYINKHNMTVSLSTESPIVLVNVSESLTSEMEKAQQTTKSQIQTNTMTSSFTFLYGPSTPSSTPNRMMPNQHHQIPHQSVPLSMTPSRHINNPTHMFGSVSSMHSPSRPNHGMMHFIGSMRPNVGFRPPPPMTMSHIAPHMSHMHASAMKGMMGPTGSIDQTHPRPPQIQSGFPGSFTSLPAPSTLTLQTIDAEDETVNRYQASGASEITTTSTSSPLTSTVPFMHELSSSTSAKNSDEEEINQSPLAMLFAEEETSKKQSTITPESTTVIPSQTTTVPSLTTDPIFSHYKQPAKPIKGPMYLIIQGHSKVKTYKPTINKHGIPVHNEIVESATERPLSKFEQLIIENTKNGKVDKSAEEKKKLEEKIRAEKRASTSQDSLMSLVESGLGSFTIPHSSSVTETEHLGNSVTTVEVNGN; this is encoded by the exons ACGATGTTAAAAGGATCGACGAATATATCCAGGTGGTTGCTTCTAACAGGACTCCTTTGTAGCGTTGCTTGTCAGAGCGTTCCGTCGtcctttgaaaataaaacCG ATATCAATGACAGCAAACCCCGAGTGTTCTCCCCAAGGATGGACTACGACGAGTGGACGCCTCTTGGACGGGGTGATCCACTAAAGAACAATCCAACCTTCGATTACGTTCCACCAGTGTTGGATCGCGTTCAATACTGGTTGGATTCTCACACTACAGAAGCATCAGCGAAACGGGATATTCTGGTGCTCGGTGTCACAGCGAAGAAAACGAGCCCTAAGATACCCGAGCAGTTCTTGAAATTTGTCGATGGGCCAAAATTTACCAGAACGAGTCAAGATAATACTTATAGGAATGATTTCACTGGCAGTACTGGTGCCGAACCACCAAAAGTTTTACGTACTACTAACTTTAGAAATGGTCTTGTCGATTATAGAAATCAAAACAGGATTCAAGCTGTACCGGCGAGTTATTATCCCAGTCCATATTATAATCAAAAGAGCAAACCTTACACGATGATGTTACCACCGCCGGTGATTCAGAAACAAGTCGAACCGTCTACGGTTTTCAATGGTATCTTGTCCAAAGAAAAAATCACCGGTTACGTCGAACCATCTCAACAATTAAGTACCCAAACCGAAGAGGGCCCAGTACTTCAGGATCCTCAGTATTACGGAATACCATCCAAGACTTATAGCCAGCATCATTCTCCTTCATTACAACCCTCGAGACCTCAATATCTTCAAACTCCTTCGAAATTACCATCGAAAGGTATAGGTATATCTCAAATTGAGACCATCAAAAATGTATACACGCCTTTTCCATCGACATCGAAGCCAAAGTATGATGTTACTACTACACCCTCCGTATCCTTCGAAAAGTCCAATCTTATCTATCAGTCCACGCAAACGATCTCCGGTGGATGGTTGGCTAACAATGGACCCACTTCAACCTTACCTGAGGTAAATCAAGTTACATGGCAAACGCCTGATCATTTACGAGATCATTACGATACTGATCATCATGTGGCAGCTTCCTCTAATCACGAAGTCGTTGTTGGTCAAAATGCGAACATAATTGTGGATGGTGAGaataacgagaaagaagaggttATTGTAGGTGAGAAGGGTGGTACTGCTTCTTTCGACGTTCCGTTTTCATCTTCTCCGGTAATCCCATCAGAGACAATATCTTCAAATTCAACTTCCAATTTTGATACGGAAGAGATTGAAGATGAATCGCTGGAGAAGACTTCTCCAAAAATGCATATTGTCGTGGCCAATTCACCTTCTACCATTGATTCCGAGACACAAAATAAAACTCCTGTTGCTGTTATTATGCCAACCAATTACATCAATAAACATAACATGACAGTTTCTTTATCAACGGAGTCACCTATAGTTTTGGTTAACGTTTCAGAGAGCTTGACTTCAGAGATGGAAAAAGCTCAGCAAACGACCAAGTCGCAAATACAAACGAATACGATGACAAGTTCGTTTACGTTCTTATATGGTCCATCGACTCCTTCATCGACACCGAATAGAATGATGCCTAATCAGCATCATCAAATTCCTCATCAATCTGTACCATTATCTATGACACCTTCTCGACATATTAATAATCCAACACATATGTTTGGATCGGTTTCGTCTATGCATTCTCCATCAAGACCAAATCATGGTATGATGCACTTCATTGGTAGTATGCGTCCGAATGTTGGTTTTCGACCACCACCGCCCATGACTATGTCGCATATTGCACCACATATGTCACATATGCATGCATCAGCGATGAAAGGTATGATGGGACCAACAGGCAGCATAGATCAAACTCATCCACGACCACCGCAAATACAGTCCGGATTTCCAGGCTCGTTCACAAGTCTTCCTGCACCTTCCACTTTAACTCTACAAACTATCGATGCGGAAGATGAAACAGTCAATCGTTATCAGGCTAGTGGTGCATCCGAAATTACGACGACATCCACATCTTCCCCTTTGACTTCCACCGTTCCATTTATGCACGAACTATCTTCCAGCACTAGTGCAAAGAATTCTGACGAGGAAGAGATCAATCAATCACCTTTGGCGATGCTTTTTGCCGAGGAAGAAACCTCAAAGAAGCAATCCACGATAACTCCTGAATCTACTACTGTTATTCCATCGCAAACAACAACAGTGCCAAGTTTGACAACGGATCCAATATTTTCACATTATAAACAACCGGCCAAACCTATTAAAGGTCCTATGTATCTTATTATTCAGGGCCACTCCAAAGTTAAAACATATAAACCGACCATTAATAAACATGGTATACCGGTTCATAATGAAATTGTAGAAAGTGCGACGGAGAGGCCATTATCAAAATTTGAACAACTGATCATCGAAAACACGAAGAACGGTAAGGTAGATAAGAGCgcggaagagaaaaaaaaattagaagaaaagattCGTGCTGAGAAACGCGCATCTACTAGCCAAGATAGTCTGATGAGTCTTGTGGAAAGCGGATTAGGTAGTTTTACCATACCTCATTCCTCTTCTGTCACAGAGACAGAGCATCTGGGTAATTCTGTGACCACCGTTGAGGTCAATGGTAATTAA